The Stratiformator vulcanicus genome has a segment encoding these proteins:
- a CDS encoding type II toxin-antitoxin system RelE/ParE family toxin, with protein sequence MAEARFSPLAEKDLLELFEYITQRRSSSAVRLRDRLLTVTQDLARNPRMAPHHPPFESQGVRVFPVKPYVICYREAPDGVEIIRILHAARDIDAILRDFPAK encoded by the coding sequence ATGGCTGAAGCCCGGTTCTCACCGCTGGCAGAAAAAGACCTGCTTGAACTTTTCGAATACATTACTCAGCGACGGTCGTCTTCCGCGGTGCGACTTCGTGATCGACTCCTGACCGTGACTCAGGATTTGGCTCGGAATCCCCGAATGGCGCCCCACCACCCGCCATTTGAGAGTCAGGGTGTGCGGGTATTTCCGGTTAAGCCTTACGTGATTTGTTATCGGGAAGCGCCGGACGGAGTCGAGATCATTCGGATACTTCACGCAGCGCGCGATATTGACGCAATTTTGCGGGACTTTCCGGCGAAGTAA
- a CDS encoding class I SAM-dependent methyltransferase → MKANTIGYDLPDVPGGWSERNWSIGGRELRLFVPANPDASLDDPELAEAWENERSDPYWLYTWSAAEPMARIVSTEARRKQGDVLELGCGTGLVGLAAAAAGRTVAFSDEQPDAVRTALVNARRNGLQNAEGLVLNWRQPPKRQWPWIVGSDLVYFSDLHRPLLQSINRLLPDDGEFWLGDPGRARLPEFLEMVSDEGLRYRLFDGEGRPIEKPGTMTFCRVVMAKREENKPRTNEQAAHEVSGSWG, encoded by the coding sequence ATGAAAGCCAACACGATCGGATACGATCTTCCCGACGTGCCCGGCGGTTGGTCCGAGCGTAATTGGTCGATCGGGGGCCGCGAACTGCGTTTGTTCGTGCCGGCCAATCCCGATGCCTCTCTCGATGATCCCGAGTTGGCCGAAGCATGGGAGAACGAGCGCAGCGACCCCTATTGGCTCTACACGTGGTCGGCCGCGGAGCCGATGGCGCGCATCGTTTCGACCGAAGCCCGGCGTAAGCAAGGGGACGTGCTTGAACTGGGATGCGGGACCGGACTGGTGGGCCTCGCGGCAGCCGCGGCGGGAAGGACAGTGGCATTCAGCGACGAGCAGCCCGATGCCGTCCGCACCGCACTCGTCAATGCTCGCCGGAACGGCTTACAAAATGCCGAGGGTTTGGTCCTCAACTGGCGGCAGCCACCAAAACGCCAGTGGCCTTGGATCGTCGGCAGCGATCTCGTCTACTTTTCCGACCTGCACCGACCGCTGCTGCAATCGATCAATCGATTACTGCCCGACGACGGCGAGTTCTGGCTCGGCGACCCCGGTCGGGCCCGACTGCCGGAGTTCCTCGAAATGGTATCGGACGAAGGCCTTCGCTATCGGCTGTTCGATGGCGAGGGCCGGCCGATCGAGAAGCCCGGAACGATGACATTCTGCCGAGTTGTGATGGCGAAACGCGAAGAGAACAAGCCGCGCACGAACGAACAAGCCGCGCACGAAGTAAGCGGATCTTGGGGATGA
- a CDS encoding VWA domain-containing protein, translating to MSSQAIHPVSTATASAPTPEPPQGREKPFFHDLGDRVGAAPAWAISAAVHLALLLCFGGIYYEIVIETVPDITSEMEEVDFEEYKFENAVVTEEIGNDSPINIASPSKAAATEAGMKPQVEMQQQIHKEIAKVETPVLDEIPPPNQMELVEQLDLSGTTEHPGGVEGAVDILTQEIAASLRERETVVIWLFDASLSLKDRRDAIADRFESIYAQLGQLEEERSKSALETVIAIFGNDVAVLTERPTSDIAELAEKVRNIPADESGNESVFMAVNHVTDRFLRERTRARKNMMLIVVTDERGDDYALVEPTVSKLKRYSIKTYCVGDAAPFGREKGRKAYVMPEGDTMMLPVDQGPETVYPERLQLGFWGGRFNDLELMSSGYGPYALTRLCAETGGLYLLTDEPRVRFDPTIMRRYLPDYRPIAIYERALVVNKAKAALVQSATATQADSVPQPTLLFPAKDDNELRRAVTDAQQPIAVYEYHVNRLVALLSEGEKDRPKLTEPRWQASFDLAMGRALAQQARAFGYNVVLADMKSSPKPFQGPQSDQWRLVPSTEIAGGPRVRKIAEKAEEYLKSVIDDHSGTPWAMIAERELSIPMGWAWQEQYSMVERFGERARDPDVVRLLLAEEEQRREERTATPKPKRNLPKL from the coding sequence GTGAGTTCTCAAGCCATCCATCCGGTTTCGACCGCAACCGCGAGTGCTCCTACACCGGAGCCACCGCAGGGTCGCGAGAAACCGTTCTTCCACGATTTGGGTGATCGCGTCGGCGCAGCCCCGGCATGGGCGATCAGCGCCGCCGTTCACCTCGCATTGCTGCTCTGTTTTGGGGGTATCTACTACGAGATCGTGATCGAAACGGTCCCCGATATCACCAGCGAGATGGAAGAGGTCGATTTCGAGGAATACAAGTTCGAAAACGCGGTGGTGACCGAAGAGATCGGCAACGACAGCCCGATCAACATCGCCAGCCCGTCGAAAGCGGCCGCCACCGAAGCGGGGATGAAGCCGCAAGTCGAAATGCAGCAGCAGATTCACAAGGAAATCGCCAAGGTCGAAACACCGGTCCTCGACGAAATCCCCCCTCCCAATCAGATGGAATTGGTCGAGCAACTCGATCTTTCCGGAACGACGGAACACCCCGGCGGCGTTGAAGGGGCCGTCGATATTCTGACGCAGGAAATCGCCGCTTCGCTGCGCGAGCGTGAGACGGTCGTGATCTGGCTGTTCGATGCGTCGCTTTCGCTCAAAGACCGTCGCGATGCGATCGCCGATCGGTTCGAATCGATCTATGCCCAGTTAGGACAACTCGAAGAGGAACGCAGCAAGTCGGCTCTCGAAACGGTCATCGCGATCTTCGGGAATGACGTGGCCGTTCTGACAGAGCGTCCGACGAGCGATATTGCCGAGTTGGCCGAAAAGGTCCGCAACATCCCGGCGGACGAATCGGGCAACGAAAGCGTCTTCATGGCAGTCAATCACGTCACCGATCGCTTCCTGCGGGAACGGACTCGGGCTCGCAAGAACATGATGCTGATCGTCGTCACCGACGAACGGGGCGATGACTACGCCCTCGTCGAACCGACCGTTTCGAAGCTCAAGCGATACAGCATTAAGACCTACTGCGTCGGAGACGCCGCCCCGTTCGGCCGCGAGAAGGGCCGCAAAGCGTACGTGATGCCGGAAGGGGACACGATGATGCTGCCGGTCGACCAGGGACCCGAAACCGTCTACCCCGAGCGACTGCAACTCGGCTTCTGGGGCGGCCGGTTCAACGATCTGGAGTTGATGTCGTCCGGCTACGGCCCCTACGCATTGACGCGGTTGTGCGCTGAAACGGGCGGGCTGTATCTGCTCACGGATGAACCCCGAGTGCGGTTCGACCCGACGATCATGCGGCGCTACCTGCCCGATTATCGGCCCATCGCCATTTACGAGCGGGCACTGGTCGTCAACAAGGCCAAGGCCGCTTTGGTTCAGTCGGCGACCGCAACGCAGGCCGACAGCGTACCGCAACCGACGTTGCTCTTCCCGGCCAAGGACGACAACGAGCTTCGGCGGGCCGTGACCGATGCCCAGCAGCCGATCGCCGTATATGAGTATCACGTCAACCGGCTCGTCGCGCTGCTTTCGGAAGGGGAAAAGGATCGCCCGAAATTGACCGAGCCGCGCTGGCAGGCCAGCTTCGATCTGGCGATGGGGCGGGCACTCGCTCAACAGGCCCGGGCCTTCGGTTACAACGTCGTGCTCGCCGACATGAAGAGCTCACCAAAACCCTTCCAGGGTCCGCAAAGCGACCAGTGGCGACTCGTGCCTTCGACCGAAATCGCCGGCGGGCCGCGTGTCCGCAAGATCGCTGAGAAGGCGGAAGAGTATCTCAAGAGCGTGATCGATGATCACTCCGGCACGCCGTGGGCGATGATCGCCGAGCGCGAACTCAGCATTCCCATGGGCTGGGCCTGGCAGGAACAGTACTCAATGGTCGAACGGTTCGGAGAGCGAGCCCGCGATCCCGACGTGGTTCGACTGCTGCTTGCCGAGGAAGAGCAGCGACGGGAAGAACGTACTGCAACGCCCAAACCGAAACGTAACTTGCCGAAATTATAA
- a CDS encoding bile acid:sodium symporter family protein: MRRTLTKHWFLVGLSVLIPSGLLLGRFGSPDLVSQAVGWIDARVVTATVLFLVAFTLASRKLMKAAKQPGPVAVACMINSVLLPLAAWPLAIQFESPDLRLGLMVAAAVPCTLSAASVWTRQAGGNDAVALLVTLVTNALCFLTTPFWIANAAGVAIDLDPAAMTLRLLLTAVLPMAIGQAVRAAPPLRNFADRFKQPLTNTAQALILTVVFAAAAEGGLQLAGVGDGAASNAKPPTGLSFVLVGLAGVSLHVVALVGGFYGSRVFGIAAVDRAAIAFAGSQKTMPVALLVATSPTMLGADDLLGPGVGAPFVVFPMLMYHTAQLFIDTAAAKYFRKETEDVAEPVTPPAADRDAVVPRT, encoded by the coding sequence ATGAGGCGAACGCTCACCAAACATTGGTTTCTCGTCGGCCTTTCGGTGCTGATCCCGTCGGGTTTGCTGCTCGGCCGGTTCGGCAGTCCGGACCTCGTTTCGCAGGCGGTTGGTTGGATCGATGCGCGGGTCGTCACGGCAACGGTGTTGTTCCTCGTCGCGTTCACGCTCGCATCTCGCAAGCTGATGAAAGCTGCCAAGCAACCGGGCCCGGTCGCGGTCGCGTGTATGATCAACTCGGTTCTCCTCCCGCTGGCGGCGTGGCCGCTCGCGATCCAATTCGAGTCGCCCGACTTGCGGCTGGGATTAATGGTCGCGGCGGCGGTGCCCTGCACTCTCTCGGCCGCGTCGGTCTGGACCCGCCAAGCGGGAGGTAACGACGCGGTCGCACTATTGGTCACGCTCGTGACCAACGCGTTGTGCTTTCTGACGACGCCCTTCTGGATCGCCAATGCCGCCGGCGTGGCCATCGACCTCGACCCGGCGGCGATGACTCTGCGATTGTTGCTGACGGCGGTGCTCCCGATGGCCATCGGGCAGGCGGTTCGCGCGGCCCCACCGCTTCGCAACTTTGCCGATCGATTCAAGCAGCCGCTGACGAACACGGCGCAGGCACTCATTCTGACCGTCGTGTTCGCCGCCGCGGCGGAAGGGGGATTGCAACTGGCCGGGGTCGGCGACGGGGCAGCCTCGAACGCGAAGCCTCCGACCGGTTTGTCGTTTGTACTCGTCGGCCTCGCCGGCGTGTCACTCCACGTGGTCGCGCTGGTCGGCGGATTCTACGGGTCGAGAGTGTTCGGTATCGCCGCCGTCGATCGGGCGGCTATTGCGTTCGCCGGCAGCCAGAAGACGATGCCGGTCGCACTGTTGGTTGCGACGTCACCGACGATGTTGGGTGCCGATGACCTGCTGGGACCGGGGGTCGGGGCGCCGTTCGTTGTCTTTCCCATGCTGATGTACCACACGGCGCAGCTCTTTATTGATACCGCAGCCGCGAAGTACTTCCGCAAAGAGACCGAGGACGTGGCTGAGCCGGTCACGCCGCCCGCAGCGGATCGGGACGCCGTCGTTCCTCGAACTTGA
- a CDS encoding LeuA family protein, with protein sequence MLLKAIETTIKRAVIGHHKRSNKILFSDTTLRDGEQMPGATLEPDDKVKIALALQDAGVHSLDAGFPASSEADVEAIRRMIGVVRKPVLTCLCRTVTADIDAADKALKGQASHKRGVSLFCGTSPLHREHKLNKTKDEILAIIRETVTYASSKFPIVSFAGEDATRTEPDFLCQCYELAIECGATTVGFPDTVGVLTPEKAAEWMRTLRAGIPNLDKALLAVHMHNDYGLAVANTLACVAEGANVVQCTVGGIGERCGNAALEEVAIALDMNRDQYDRDFKLDMAKLAPLCRLVADLTGIAISPMKPVAGRNVFATEAGIHQDGLLKNPDTYLPYRPERVGAEGIEFVLGRHSGRKAVAHRLTELGLEADDGRVVRILDRIEELPKGEVVDESRLRDLAG encoded by the coding sequence ATGCTGCTCAAAGCCATCGAAACGACGATCAAGCGCGCGGTCATCGGGCATCACAAGCGTTCGAACAAGATTCTCTTTTCCGACACGACGCTTCGCGACGGCGAGCAGATGCCGGGGGCGACGCTCGAGCCCGACGACAAGGTGAAGATCGCACTGGCGCTGCAGGATGCCGGGGTGCATTCGCTCGACGCGGGTTTTCCGGCCAGCAGCGAAGCCGACGTCGAAGCGATCCGCCGGATGATCGGCGTCGTCCGCAAACCGGTGCTGACTTGCCTGTGCCGCACGGTCACGGCCGACATCGATGCCGCGGACAAGGCCCTCAAAGGTCAGGCATCGCACAAACGGGGCGTGAGCCTGTTCTGCGGGACGAGCCCGCTCCATCGCGAACACAAGCTCAACAAGACCAAAGACGAGATCCTCGCGATCATTCGGGAGACCGTCACCTACGCGAGTTCGAAGTTCCCGATCGTCAGCTTCGCCGGCGAAGACGCGACTCGGACGGAACCTGATTTCCTGTGCCAATGCTACGAACTTGCCATTGAATGCGGCGCGACGACGGTCGGCTTTCCCGACACCGTCGGCGTGCTCACGCCCGAGAAGGCCGCCGAGTGGATGCGGACACTCAGAGCGGGCATCCCCAATCTCGATAAAGCCCTGCTCGCCGTGCACATGCACAACGATTACGGGCTCGCCGTCGCCAATACGCTCGCCTGCGTCGCCGAGGGGGCCAACGTCGTGCAGTGCACCGTCGGCGGGATCGGCGAACGCTGCGGCAATGCCGCGTTGGAAGAAGTCGCGATCGCCTTGGACATGAATCGGGATCAATACGATCGCGATTTCAAACTCGACATGGCAAAACTTGCCCCGTTGTGCCGCCTCGTCGCCGATCTGACCGGCATTGCGATCAGCCCCATGAAACCGGTCGCCGGGCGAAACGTCTTCGCGACCGAAGCGGGCATCCATCAGGACGGCCTGCTCAAGAATCCCGATACCTATCTGCCCTATCGTCCCGAGCGGGTGGGGGCTGAGGGCATCGAATTCGTGCTCGGGCGTCATAGCGGTCGCAAGGCCGTCGCGCACCGCCTGACCGAACTCGGTCTGGAAGCAGACGATGGTCGCGTCGTCCGCATCCTTGATCGCATCGAGGAGTTGCCGAAGGGCGAAGTTGTGGACGAATCGCGCCTCCGCGATCTCGCCGGGTGA
- a CDS encoding glycosyltransferase: protein MNILMLTNIYDPLVGGITESIHRFTDEYRRRGHRVVVVAPEFEGVVPGEETDVVRFPALFKAYKRRYSIPLPLPGLIAATLSEFDPDVIHSHHPFLIGRVAQRGASVWNVPLVYTHHSRYEIYAETEGLSQSVQRMLWGLTHSYCNACDAVVAPSESIRRDLRAHNVDSRIEIIPTGVDVEKFGAGDGSRVRKRFGVPADAFVVGHVGRIAKEKNCGFLGDAVSEFLQSTPDARFLCVGEGDALAEIQSIFRTAGLENRLVTPGRLSGQDLIDAYHAMDVFAFASQSETQGMVLTEAMAAGVPVVAVAASGVRDVMRDEVNGRMLQTEDRESFAAALRWVREAPADRLEKLSAGVAETAREFSIRTTAQRALDLYDLVVKRRTEKDAEQQWSAFDVLEAEWNAFSGNLEAIGKAILPKSRRTTE, encoded by the coding sequence ATGAATATCTTGATGCTCACCAACATCTACGACCCGCTCGTCGGCGGGATCACGGAGAGCATTCATCGGTTTACCGATGAATACCGCCGCCGGGGACATCGCGTCGTCGTTGTGGCGCCCGAATTCGAAGGGGTGGTGCCCGGTGAAGAAACCGACGTCGTTCGCTTTCCCGCCTTGTTCAAGGCTTACAAGCGGCGGTATTCGATTCCACTCCCCCTGCCCGGTCTGATCGCCGCGACGCTCAGCGAATTCGATCCTGACGTCATTCACTCGCATCATCCGTTCTTGATCGGCCGCGTTGCACAGCGGGGCGCTAGCGTTTGGAACGTGCCCCTCGTCTACACGCATCACTCACGCTACGAGATTTACGCCGAGACCGAAGGGCTGAGTCAGTCGGTGCAGCGGATGCTGTGGGGGTTGACGCACTCATACTGCAACGCCTGCGATGCGGTCGTCGCGCCGAGCGAGAGCATTCGGCGTGACCTGCGGGCCCATAACGTCGACAGCCGGATCGAGATTATCCCGACCGGGGTCGACGTCGAGAAGTTCGGCGCCGGCGACGGGAGCCGCGTCCGAAAGCGATTCGGCGTTCCGGCGGATGCCTTCGTGGTCGGGCACGTCGGTCGAATCGCGAAGGAGAAGAACTGCGGATTCCTCGGCGATGCGGTCTCAGAATTCCTTCAGTCGACGCCGGATGCCCGCTTCCTATGCGTCGGCGAAGGGGATGCGCTGGCGGAGATTCAGTCGATTTTCCGAACGGCGGGCCTTGAGAACCGGCTCGTCACGCCGGGCCGACTGAGTGGACAGGATCTGATCGATGCCTATCACGCGATGGACGTGTTCGCCTTCGCCTCGCAAAGCGAAACGCAGGGGATGGTGCTCACCGAGGCCATGGCGGCCGGGGTCCCGGTCGTCGCCGTGGCGGCCAGCGGGGTGCGGGACGTGATGCGGGATGAAGTCAACGGTCGCATGTTACAGACCGAAGATCGAGAATCGTTCGCCGCCGCGCTGCGGTGGGTGCGGGAAGCACCGGCGGATCGCTTGGAGAAGCTCTCCGCCGGCGTCGCCGAGACCGCCCGCGAATTCTCCATTCGCACAACGGCGCAGCGAGCCCTCGACCTTTATGACCTGGTCGTCAAACGCCGCACGGAAAAAGACGCCGAGCAGCAGTGGTCGGCGTTCGATGTGCTTGAAGCCGAGTGGAACGCGTTCAGCGGCAACCTCGAAGCGATCGGCAAAGCGATTTTGCCCAAGTCGCGTCGTACGACGGAGTAA
- a CDS encoding vWA domain-containing protein: MNSRQISTASAVGVSFAVHVIVLIALATIFFDIVNKRPELLVETVFSEERVQEEFSQELELDTTVSDSLSRVSGGKVSTAVGAPEKPPVRQDRIEVSEKVADPLAAVNINEFTIPSDNLLGEDLGEQAVAGETGAVVEGYGAALSRVSRELIRLMRESRVMAVWMFDESESMKDDQQEIRDNFAKIYAELGIAQEKKEDLKRRAQGPDELILTAILGYGRTVKELTPQPTADLDKITAAIDAISIDTTGDENLNQAIREVVNKYGPLAVRQKRRLVMIIVSDESGDDGEFVEEAIQMTNRANSPVYVLGRQAVFGYPFARMSWKDPEYGLNHWINVRRGPETARAESLQWNGFGNRRDSRSSGFGPYEQVRLAKESGGIFFLLPGDEEALAGEARNEERVYDFLDMKEYQPELRSRREYDQLVLKSPFRKTILDVITRMDSNKDKQLGIKWWNYPGERAAFQSEVRDSFGKAQRGLGLVNQAIAMLEQAKPQRDLETSRRWRAHYDLILAQLLTYRFRLFQFMLSADAALREMPEPKKEKSNRWNLSHTKKMIEPTPEQVEVTKVDIGELEQQRADAVDLLKFVIEEHPNTPWSRTAQSELKKGFGIEFRDVYRDPNYDRPNVKVPKF, from the coding sequence ATGAACTCCCGCCAAATCAGCACTGCGTCCGCCGTCGGCGTCTCATTCGCCGTGCATGTGATCGTCCTGATTGCGTTAGCGACGATCTTCTTCGACATCGTCAATAAAAGGCCGGAGCTGCTCGTCGAAACCGTCTTCAGCGAAGAACGGGTGCAGGAAGAGTTCAGCCAGGAACTCGAGCTCGACACAACGGTCTCCGACAGCCTGAGCCGGGTCTCGGGCGGGAAAGTCTCCACGGCAGTCGGTGCCCCCGAGAAGCCGCCCGTCCGGCAGGATCGAATTGAAGTCTCCGAGAAAGTCGCCGATCCGCTGGCCGCGGTGAACATCAACGAATTCACGATTCCCAGCGATAATCTGCTCGGCGAAGACCTCGGTGAGCAGGCCGTCGCCGGCGAGACGGGAGCGGTCGTTGAAGGTTACGGTGCCGCCCTGAGTCGCGTCTCTCGCGAGCTCATCCGGCTAATGCGTGAGTCAAGGGTGATGGCTGTCTGGATGTTCGACGAGTCCGAGAGCATGAAGGACGACCAGCAGGAGATCCGAGACAACTTCGCCAAAATTTATGCGGAGCTGGGAATCGCTCAAGAGAAAAAAGAGGACCTCAAACGCCGCGCTCAGGGACCGGACGAGTTGATCCTTACGGCGATCCTCGGCTACGGCCGGACGGTCAAGGAACTGACGCCTCAGCCGACCGCCGATTTAGACAAGATCACCGCCGCGATCGACGCGATCAGCATCGATACGACCGGCGACGAAAACCTCAATCAGGCGATCCGCGAAGTCGTCAACAAGTACGGGCCGTTGGCGGTCCGTCAGAAGCGCCGGTTGGTCATGATCATCGTTTCCGACGAGTCGGGTGACGACGGCGAATTCGTGGAAGAAGCGATTCAAATGACGAACCGGGCCAACTCGCCCGTTTACGTGTTGGGCCGTCAGGCGGTCTTCGGCTATCCGTTCGCTCGCATGAGTTGGAAGGATCCCGAATACGGCTTGAACCACTGGATCAACGTGCGGCGGGGCCCCGAGACGGCCCGGGCCGAGTCGCTGCAGTGGAACGGATTCGGCAATCGCCGGGATTCCCGCTCCAGTGGCTTCGGGCCTTACGAGCAGGTTCGGCTCGCCAAAGAATCGGGCGGCATTTTCTTCTTGCTCCCCGGTGACGAGGAAGCCTTGGCCGGCGAAGCGCGCAACGAAGAACGGGTCTACGACTTCCTCGACATGAAGGAATATCAGCCCGAACTGCGATCGCGCCGGGAGTATGACCAACTCGTCCTTAAATCGCCGTTTCGAAAGACGATTCTCGACGTCATCACGCGGATGGACTCTAACAAGGACAAGCAGCTCGGCATCAAATGGTGGAACTATCCCGGCGAAAGAGCGGCCTTTCAATCTGAAGTACGCGACAGCTTCGGGAAAGCCCAGCGGGGATTGGGATTGGTCAATCAGGCGATCGCCATGCTGGAGCAGGCCAAACCTCAGCGAGACCTGGAAACCTCTCGGCGATGGCGGGCCCATTACGATCTGATTCTCGCACAGCTTTTGACCTACCGCTTCCGCCTGTTCCAATTCATGCTCTCGGCCGATGCGGCGCTCCGCGAGATGCCGGAGCCGAAGAAAGAGAAGTCGAACCGCTGGAACCTCAGTCACACGAAGAAGATGATCGAGCCGACCCCGGAACAGGTCGAAGTCACCAAAGTCGATATCGGCGAGCTGGAGCAGCAGCGCGCCGATGCCGTCGACCTCTTGAAATTCGTGATTGAAGAGCACCCCAACACTCCGTGGTCGCGCACCGCGCAATCCGAATTGAAAAAAGGATTCGGGATCGAATTCCGAGATGTTTACCGCGACCCGAACTACGACCGGCCGAACGTTAAAGTGCCGAAGTTCTAG
- the hpnH gene encoding adenosyl-hopene transferase HpnH has protein sequence MGVPVSQMWTVASYVLGQKARGRKRYPLVLMLEPLFRCNLACAGCGKIQHPVEILRKNLSPEDCVKAAEECGAPIVSIPGGEPLLHPQIDEIVDGLIARGKYIYLCTNALQLEKKLDLFEPNKQLSFSIHIDGPREEHDEAVCREGVYDIAVNAIRAAVGRGFRVTTNTTVFNNADPQRLREMFDELTDLGVEGMMLSPGYPYEKAPDQEHFLHLGETVELFRRILDRPKRRWVFNQSPLFLEFLRGNWNLECTPWGSPTYNIFGWQKPCYLLQDGYVDTFDELMATTDWDAYGKSSGNPRCTDCMVHCGYEPTAVSATFGSLGGLARAAAVTLGGLKPLREATPVASEPIVTPLSVPESRVPAPHRNRVEDRELVQIDV, from the coding sequence ATGGGCGTTCCCGTATCGCAGATGTGGACCGTGGCGAGCTACGTGCTGGGCCAGAAGGCGCGCGGTCGGAAGCGCTATCCTTTGGTCCTCATGCTCGAGCCGCTGTTTCGCTGCAATCTTGCCTGCGCAGGTTGCGGTAAGATCCAGCATCCGGTCGAAATTCTCCGGAAGAACCTATCGCCGGAAGACTGCGTCAAGGCCGCCGAGGAGTGCGGGGCTCCCATCGTCTCGATCCCCGGCGGCGAGCCGCTGCTTCATCCGCAAATCGACGAGATCGTCGACGGACTGATTGCCCGCGGGAAGTACATCTATCTGTGCACTAACGCGCTGCAATTGGAGAAGAAGCTCGATCTGTTCGAACCGAACAAGCAGCTCTCGTTTTCGATTCACATCGACGGGCCGCGGGAAGAGCACGACGAAGCCGTTTGCCGCGAAGGCGTTTACGACATCGCCGTCAATGCGATTCGGGCCGCGGTGGGACGCGGGTTTCGCGTCACGACGAACACGACCGTCTTCAACAATGCCGACCCGCAGCGGCTGCGTGAAATGTTCGATGAGCTCACCGACCTCGGCGTCGAAGGAATGATGCTCTCGCCCGGTTACCCCTACGAAAAGGCTCCCGATCAGGAGCACTTTCTGCATTTGGGCGAAACGGTCGAGCTGTTTCGCCGGATATTGGACCGACCGAAACGGCGGTGGGTCTTCAATCAGTCACCTTTGTTCTTGGAGTTCCTCCGAGGCAATTGGAATCTCGAGTGCACGCCGTGGGGCAGTCCGACTTACAACATCTTCGGCTGGCAAAAGCCCTGCTACCTGCTGCAGGACGGATACGTCGACACGTTCGACGAATTGATGGCGACGACCGACTGGGACGCGTACGGCAAATCGAGCGGCAACCCCCGCTGCACCGACTGCATGGTCCACTGCGGCTACGAACCGACTGCCGTCTCTGCCACGTTCGGCAGCCTCGGCGGTCTCGCCCGCGCCGCCGCGGTGACGTTGGGCGGGTTGAAGCCGCTTCGCGAGGCAACGCCCGTTGCGAGCGAACCGATCGTCACCCCGTTGAGCGTGCCGGAGTCGCGTGTCCCAGCCCCGCATCGTAATCGTGTGGAAGATCGCGAACTTGTTCAAATCGATGTTTAA
- a CDS encoding alpha/beta fold hydrolase — protein MRYEESLVSANDHTRLFVRTYTPCDGSDRSIVLLHGATEHGGRLEPLARYFCHAGWRVIVPDHRGHGRSSGRPTHLRRFTDYLFDVEAICRMQGVHPARSAMVGISMGGLVAIRHAQRFPGRFAAVGLISPLLGLGFEVPPALINAGRLFSKIWPRARFRSILDPADVSKFPASLEGEGADPLIHRSVTAGWYFSTRKALRQAWTQGHSIQCPFYVMQAEIDRVVDVESSYRWAAMMGLVPDSYRLLRGQYHDLLAEPSWRSDAAILADWMDEQVPQQLRSYRLQAA, from the coding sequence GTGCGTTACGAGGAGTCGCTCGTCTCCGCGAACGACCATACGCGTCTGTTCGTCAGAACGTACACGCCGTGCGACGGTAGCGATCGCTCGATCGTGCTGCTGCATGGGGCGACCGAACACGGCGGGCGGCTCGAGCCGCTGGCGCGATATTTCTGCCATGCCGGCTGGCGCGTCATCGTTCCCGATCATCGCGGTCACGGTCGTTCATCGGGACGCCCGACCCACCTGCGCCGGTTCACCGACTACCTGTTCGACGTCGAAGCAATTTGCCGGATGCAGGGCGTCCACCCGGCCCGTTCGGCGATGGTCGGCATCAGCATGGGTGGACTCGTCGCGATTCGCCACGCCCAGCGCTTTCCCGGGCGATTTGCCGCGGTGGGACTGATCTCTCCGCTGCTCGGACTCGGGTTCGAAGTCCCTCCCGCGCTCATCAATGCCGGGCGGCTGTTTTCAAAAATCTGGCCCCGAGCTCGATTTCGATCCATTCTCGATCCCGCCGACGTTTCGAAATTTCCCGCCAGCCTCGAAGGCGAAGGGGCCGATCCGCTGATTCACCGCTCGGTCACGGCCGGATGGTACTTCTCCACACGCAAAGCACTCCGGCAGGCATGGACCCAGGGACACAGCATCCAGTGCCCGTTCTACGTGATGCAGGCCGAGATTGACCGGGTGGTCGACGTCGAATCGAGCTACCGCTGGGCCGCGATGATGGGCCTTGTCCCCGATTCCTATCGGTTACTGCGAGGCCAATATCACGATCTGCTGGCGGAGCCGTCGTGGCGATCCGATGCCGCGATTTTGGCGGATTGGATGGACGAACAAGTCCCGCAGCAACTCCGCTCCTACCGCCTGCAGGCCGCGTAA